One window from the genome of Pseudomonas sp. L5B5 encodes:
- a CDS encoding TAT-variant-translocated molybdopterin oxidoreductase gives MSKPLDFSVLREQLAGLEGQAYWRGLEALAESPDAQALIEAEFAGVAPLMDRRRFLQLMAASIAMAGLAACGKTPEQAVTAVSQPVNLTPGVPAWYATAIPFVGVAQPVLGKTVAGRPIKLEGNPDHPVSSGACDAFTQAAILQLYDPDRSQAPRFKGREASWPDVRAALAHEQQVLDSARGKGLHIVCGASSSPTLKRQLDQLQQRWPEARLYHGEAFAETAALRASERAFGQPLAAQVHLEQAEVLVCLEYDPLGSGPYQTVLQRGWAERRRQAANGEGAALVFVAESVPSLTGAAATARLPTAPSQLPGLLLALGQALGQDLPGTPRLNSAQRQWVQDAVAALKAHPGRGLIGISQQASEALQAQVMQLNQRLGHAGRALDWQVPRLLGYEPNQSWGSLAQLSQEAVTHLLILDCNPVLNAYMQDVLPQAPFRLHAGLYYDESAAQCHWHLPLNHALDGWSDGRAADGSVCIVQPLIEPMYSTRTLHQVLELLMHSTEADALALVRATWAHIAQQQWREALANGWIEPAPAPVKVEEMTPITLAAADVGEGLEAVIRPDPTVWDGRFANSGWLQELPKPISTLTWTNVIGLSPHLAEQLGVSNGDGIEVTLAEQTVRGPAWVEPGQADQVIALYTGYGRSHAGRVGDGLGYAVRPTEQFSVSASLRSTGEHFLLAATQSHHRLPEAQEPPIRVVSRAKPQLATQAIPASLYSPVADSGPQWGMVIDLDLCTGCNACVVACQAENNIAVVGAEQVGQGRSMHWLRIDHYYQGPLEAPRSRFQPLPCMHCEQAPCETGCPVNATVHSRDGLNQMVYNRCIGTRTCASYCPYKVRRFNWLDWSADAAPSIQAQRNPEVTVRSRGVMEKCTYCIQRISNARTDDKQHGDDFDPSAVITACQQTCPSQAIQFGDINAPASAVSLARRDPRHYRLLEALGTRPRTSYLARIEEEGAGDEG, from the coding sequence ATGAGTAAGCCGCTGGACTTCTCCGTTTTGCGTGAACAACTGGCCGGACTTGAGGGGCAGGCTTATTGGCGCGGGCTTGAGGCGCTTGCCGAGTCCCCTGACGCTCAAGCACTGATAGAAGCGGAATTTGCAGGTGTGGCGCCTCTGATGGATCGACGGCGTTTCCTGCAGTTGATGGCGGCGTCTATCGCCATGGCGGGACTGGCCGCCTGTGGCAAGACCCCGGAACAGGCGGTGACGGCGGTCAGTCAGCCGGTCAACCTGACGCCAGGCGTGCCGGCCTGGTACGCCACCGCCATCCCGTTTGTCGGTGTTGCCCAGCCCGTGTTGGGCAAGACCGTTGCAGGCAGACCGATCAAGCTTGAAGGCAACCCGGACCATCCCGTCTCGAGCGGCGCCTGCGATGCTTTTACTCAAGCGGCGATCCTGCAACTCTATGATCCGGACCGTTCCCAGGCGCCGCGTTTCAAAGGCCGCGAAGCCAGTTGGCCGGATGTGCGCGCGGCGTTGGCCCATGAGCAGCAGGTGTTGGACAGCGCTCGTGGCAAGGGCTTGCACATCGTCTGCGGGGCCAGCAGTTCACCGACCCTCAAGCGCCAGCTCGACCAGTTGCAACAACGCTGGCCTGAGGCGCGCCTGTACCATGGCGAAGCCTTTGCCGAGACGGCCGCCCTGCGAGCCAGCGAACGCGCGTTCGGTCAGCCATTGGCCGCGCAGGTTCATCTGGAACAGGCCGAGGTTCTGGTGTGCCTGGAATATGACCCGCTGGGCAGCGGTCCGTATCAGACGGTGCTCCAGCGCGGCTGGGCTGAACGCCGCCGCCAGGCAGCGAACGGTGAGGGCGCCGCGTTGGTGTTCGTGGCTGAAAGTGTTCCGAGCCTCACCGGCGCTGCCGCCACCGCGCGCTTGCCCACGGCGCCGTCGCAGTTGCCCGGCCTGCTGCTTGCGCTGGGCCAGGCGCTGGGCCAGGACCTGCCCGGAACGCCGCGCCTGAACTCGGCGCAACGGCAGTGGGTGCAGGACGCCGTCGCTGCGCTCAAGGCCCACCCTGGGCGCGGCCTGATCGGTATCAGCCAGCAGGCGTCCGAGGCGTTGCAGGCGCAGGTCATGCAGCTTAACCAGCGCTTGGGGCACGCAGGCCGAGCGTTGGACTGGCAGGTGCCGAGGTTATTGGGTTACGAGCCGAATCAATCGTGGGGTTCGCTTGCGCAACTGAGTCAGGAAGCAGTGACTCATTTGCTGATACTCGACTGCAACCCAGTGCTAAATGCCTACATGCAAGATGTGCTGCCCCAGGCGCCATTTCGCTTGCATGCAGGGCTCTACTACGACGAAAGCGCCGCGCAGTGCCATTGGCACCTGCCGCTCAATCACGCCCTGGACGGTTGGAGCGATGGCCGCGCGGCGGACGGCAGTGTCTGCATCGTCCAGCCGCTGATCGAACCGATGTATTCGACGCGCACCTTGCATCAGGTCCTCGAGTTGCTGATGCACTCAACCGAGGCCGATGCCTTGGCGCTGGTGCGCGCAACCTGGGCGCATATCGCGCAGCAACAATGGCGCGAGGCATTGGCCAATGGCTGGATTGAACCGGCCCCAGCGCCAGTCAAGGTGGAGGAAATGACGCCAATTACCCTCGCGGCGGCCGACGTCGGCGAAGGATTAGAGGCCGTAATCCGCCCCGACCCGACCGTGTGGGACGGGCGTTTCGCCAACTCCGGCTGGCTGCAGGAATTGCCCAAGCCCATCAGCACCCTGACTTGGACCAATGTGATCGGGCTTTCGCCACACCTGGCCGAACAGTTGGGCGTGAGCAACGGCGACGGTATAGAGGTAACACTGGCGGAGCAGACCGTGCGCGGACCGGCCTGGGTTGAACCCGGGCAGGCCGACCAGGTCATTGCCTTATACACCGGCTACGGTCGCAGCCACGCCGGGCGCGTCGGTGATGGCCTGGGTTACGCGGTGAGGCCCACTGAGCAATTCTCCGTCAGTGCCTCCCTACGAAGCACCGGCGAGCACTTTCTCTTGGCGGCCACCCAGTCACATCACCGGTTGCCGGAAGCGCAGGAACCGCCCATCCGTGTGGTCTCACGCGCCAAACCACAACTCGCGACCCAGGCCATTCCCGCGTCGCTCTACAGCCCGGTGGCCGACAGCGGCCCGCAGTGGGGCATGGTCATTGATCTGGACCTGTGCACCGGCTGCAATGCCTGTGTGGTGGCCTGTCAGGCCGAGAACAATATTGCTGTGGTCGGCGCCGAGCAGGTCGGCCAGGGGCGCAGCATGCACTGGCTGCGCATCGACCATTATTACCAGGGGCCGTTGGAGGCCCCGCGTTCGCGCTTCCAGCCATTGCCCTGCATGCACTGCGAGCAGGCGCCCTGCGAAACCGGCTGCCCGGTCAACGCCACCGTGCATAGCCGCGATGGCTTGAACCAGATGGTCTACAACCGCTGCATAGGCACACGCACGTGCGCCTCTTACTGCCCGTACAAAGTGCGACGCTTCAATTGGCTGGACTGGAGCGCCGACGCCGCGCCGTCGATTCAGGCCCAACGCAACCCCGAGGTGACGGTACGCTCCCGCGGCGTGATGGAGAAATGCACGTACTGCATCCAACGCATCAGCAACGCCCGCACGGACGACAAGCAACACGGCGACGATTTCGACCCCTCTGCGGTGATCACCGCTTGCCAGCAAACCTGCCCCAGCCAGGCCATCCAGTTTGGCGACATCAACGCCCCCGCCAGCGCTGTCAGCCTCGCACGCCGTGATCCCCGCCATTACCGCTTGCTGGAAGCCCTCGGCACCCGGCCGCGCACCAGTTACCTGGCGCGCATCGAGGAGGAGGGCGCCGGCGATGAAGGCTGA
- a CDS encoding cytochrome c3 family protein, translating to MTQIFRRSADTWLRVGLLLLIAGLSGGLLVALTLDSTDYRTGRNWAVEQPLPFSHAHHAGELKIDCRYCHSAVQSSAMASMPPTETCMSCHSQVWTQADVLEPLRKSLRELEPLHWQRVAKLPDYVYFHHGVHVNVGVGCSECHGQVDRMQLMFKAQPLNMGQCLACHRDPAPHLRPLGQVTNMQWKPSEDRRQLGERLMTARHIDTRGLTDCGTCHR from the coding sequence ATGACGCAGATTTTCAGGCGCTCGGCCGACACCTGGCTGCGCGTAGGACTGTTGCTGCTGATCGCCGGGCTCTCGGGAGGTTTGCTTGTGGCGTTGACTCTGGACAGCACCGACTACCGCACCGGCCGTAACTGGGCGGTCGAGCAGCCATTGCCCTTCAGCCACGCCCACCATGCGGGCGAACTCAAGATCGACTGCCGTTATTGCCACAGCGCGGTGCAGTCCTCCGCGATGGCCAGCATGCCGCCCACTGAAACCTGCATGAGTTGTCATTCCCAGGTATGGACACAAGCCGATGTGCTGGAGCCGTTGCGCAAGAGCCTGCGTGAGCTTGAGCCCTTGCATTGGCAACGCGTCGCCAAGCTGCCGGACTACGTGTATTTCCATCACGGCGTACATGTGAACGTCGGCGTCGGCTGCAGTGAATGCCATGGTCAGGTCGACCGCATGCAACTGATGTTCAAGGCGCAACCGCTGAACATGGGCCAGTGCCTGGCCTGTCACCGTGACCCGGCGCCCCATCTGCGTCCCTTGGGGCAGGTCACCAATATGCAGTGGAAGCCTTCCGAGGACCGTCGCCAATTGGGTGAGCGCCTGATGACCGCGCGGCACATCGATACCCGGGGCCTTACCGACTGCGGGACGTGCCACCGATGA
- a CDS encoding SDR family oxidoreductase encodes MNSYPKPPFKAQQQPVPGQQRKMDPMPDCGEQTYTGSGRLANKIALITGADSGIGRAVAIAFAREGADVAVSYLDEHEDAKETARWVEAAGRQCLLLPGDLGNADQCTAIVSDTVEKFGRIDVLVNNAAFQMTYESLEDIPDEDWLKTFNVNVTAMFRICKAALPHMAEGSSIINTSSVNSDAPNPTLLPYAASKGAIANFTAGLAQMLGKRGIRVNSVAPGPIWTPLIVSTMTEDSVKNFGGNTPLGRPGQPVEVSPIYVLLASDEGSYISGERYGVTGGKPIL; translated from the coding sequence ATGAACAGTTATCCAAAACCACCATTCAAGGCGCAACAGCAGCCCGTACCCGGTCAACAGCGCAAGATGGATCCAATGCCTGATTGCGGTGAGCAGACCTACACAGGCTCGGGCCGCCTCGCCAACAAAATAGCCTTAATCACCGGGGCCGACAGCGGCATTGGGCGTGCGGTGGCCATCGCCTTTGCACGCGAAGGCGCGGATGTGGCGGTCTCCTATCTGGATGAGCATGAAGACGCCAAGGAAACCGCGCGGTGGGTCGAGGCGGCGGGTCGTCAATGCCTGTTGCTACCCGGTGATCTGGGCAACGCGGATCAGTGCACGGCGATCGTCAGTGACACCGTGGAGAAGTTCGGACGCATTGATGTGCTGGTCAATAACGCGGCGTTCCAGATGACCTACGAAAGTCTGGAAGACATCCCCGATGAAGATTGGCTAAAGACCTTTAACGTTAACGTCACCGCGATGTTTCGCATCTGCAAAGCCGCGCTGCCGCACATGGCCGAGGGCAGTTCGATCATCAACACCAGCTCGGTCAATTCCGATGCGCCCAACCCCACGCTGTTGCCCTATGCGGCGAGCAAAGGCGCGATCGCCAACTTCACTGCGGGACTGGCGCAGATGCTCGGCAAGCGCGGTATTCGCGTCAACAGTGTGGCGCCCGGGCCAATCTGGACGCCATTGATCGTATCAACGATGACCGAGGACTCCGTGAAAAATTTCGGTGGCAATACACCGCTGGGGCGCCCCGGCCAGCCAGTCGAAGTCTCGCCCATCTACGTACTGCTGGCGTCGGATGAGGGCAGTTATATCTCCGGTGAACGCTACGGCGTAACAGGTGGCAAACCCATTCTTTGA
- a CDS encoding thiamine pyrophosphate-requiring protein, whose amino-acid sequence MTTTVGDFLVERLSQWGVTRIFGYPGDGINGVFGALSRAQGKIEFIQARHEEMAAFMASAHAKFTGELGVCIATSGPGASHLITGLYDARMDHMPVLAIVGQQARAALGGHYQQELDLVSMFKDVAGAFVQQAMVSSQVRHLVDRAVRTAVGERRVTAIILPNDLQEAAYEPPVRAHGTVHSGVGYSKPRVVPYEADLQHAADVLNAGEKVAILVGAGALAATDEVIAVAEALGAGVAKALLGKAAVADDLPWVTGSIGLLGTEPSYKLMTECDTLLMIGSGFPYSEFLPKEGQARGVQIDLQPDMLSLRYPMEVNLVGDAAETLAALLPLLTRKTQRKWRKKVEGWRASWEKTLEKRALAKAKPINPQRVVYELSPRLPDHAIITSDSGSCANWYARDLKIRRGMQCSLSGGLASMGAAVPYAIAAKLAHPQNTVIALVGDGAMQMNNMAELITVAKYWRQWQSPKWICAVFNNEDLNQVTWEQRVMEGDPKFEASQTIPDVPYHLFAISLGLKGIFVEREEDVAGAWEQALASDVPVLIEFKTDPDVAPLPPHIKLEQAKKFATTLLKGDPDEAGVIVQTAKQVLASVLPGGAKK is encoded by the coding sequence ATGACGACGACAGTAGGCGACTTTCTGGTTGAGCGGCTCAGCCAATGGGGCGTTACCCGAATCTTTGGTTACCCGGGTGACGGTATCAATGGTGTATTCGGCGCGTTGAGCCGGGCGCAGGGCAAGATCGAATTCATTCAGGCCCGTCATGAGGAAATGGCCGCGTTCATGGCGTCGGCTCACGCCAAATTCACGGGGGAGCTGGGCGTGTGTATCGCGACTTCAGGGCCAGGAGCCTCGCACCTGATTACCGGGCTCTATGACGCGCGGATGGACCATATGCCGGTGCTGGCGATTGTCGGGCAGCAGGCGCGTGCTGCGCTTGGGGGGCATTACCAGCAGGAGCTGGACCTGGTGTCGATGTTCAAGGATGTGGCAGGGGCATTTGTGCAGCAGGCTATGGTGTCATCCCAGGTGCGTCACTTGGTGGACCGGGCCGTCCGCACGGCGGTCGGTGAGCGCCGAGTGACGGCGATCATCCTGCCCAACGATTTGCAGGAGGCGGCCTACGAGCCGCCCGTCAGGGCCCACGGCACAGTGCACTCGGGGGTGGGTTATTCAAAACCGCGAGTGGTGCCGTATGAGGCAGATCTACAGCACGCCGCAGACGTGCTGAATGCCGGTGAGAAAGTTGCGATTCTCGTCGGCGCAGGGGCGCTGGCGGCCACCGATGAAGTCATCGCCGTCGCCGAAGCGCTTGGCGCCGGGGTGGCCAAGGCGCTACTCGGCAAGGCTGCAGTCGCTGACGATTTGCCCTGGGTTACCGGCAGCATCGGCCTGTTGGGCACCGAGCCCAGCTACAAGCTGATGACCGAATGCGACACCTTGTTGATGATCGGCTCGGGTTTTCCTTACTCAGAGTTCCTGCCCAAGGAAGGCCAGGCCCGTGGCGTGCAGATTGACCTGCAACCCGACATGTTGAGCCTGCGTTATCCCATGGAGGTGAATCTGGTGGGTGATGCCGCCGAGACCCTGGCTGCGCTGTTGCCGTTGCTCACCCGCAAGACTCAGCGTAAATGGCGCAAGAAAGTCGAGGGTTGGCGTGCTAGCTGGGAGAAAACCCTGGAGAAACGCGCCCTGGCAAAAGCCAAACCGATCAACCCGCAACGCGTGGTGTACGAGCTGTCTCCACGCTTGCCCGACCACGCCATCATCACCAGCGATTCCGGCTCCTGTGCCAACTGGTATGCCCGCGACTTGAAGATCCGCCGTGGCATGCAATGTTCCCTGTCCGGTGGCTTGGCGTCCATGGGGGCCGCCGTGCCGTACGCCATCGCCGCCAAGCTTGCGCACCCGCAGAACACCGTGATCGCGCTGGTGGGCGACGGCGCGATGCAGATGAACAACATGGCCGAACTGATCACCGTGGCCAAATACTGGCGGCAGTGGCAGAGCCCTAAATGGATCTGTGCGGTGTTCAACAATGAAGACCTGAACCAGGTCACTTGGGAGCAGCGCGTGATGGAAGGCGACCCCAAGTTTGAGGCTTCGCAAACCATTCCTGACGTGCCGTATCACCTGTTTGCGATTTCGCTGGGGCTGAAGGGGATTTTCGTTGAGCGCGAGGAGGATGTGGCTGGGGCCTGGGAACAGGCGTTGGCCTCGGATGTACCGGTGCTGATCGAGTTCAAGACCGACCCCGACGTGGCGCCACTTCCCCCGCATATCAAACTGGAACAGGCCAAAAAGTTCGCCACCACGTTGCTCAAAGGCGACCCGGATGAAGCCGGGGTGATTGTGCAAACCGCCAAGCAAGTGTTGGCCAGCGTACTGCCAGGAGGCGCAAAAAAATAA